A single Banduia mediterranea DNA region contains:
- a CDS encoding enoyl-CoA hydratase, whose amino-acid sequence MNETEQSQILSEQSDRICTIRINRPGKKNALTKAMYTALSDALLTAAENREVRVIVLAGHAEIFSSGNDMQDFLKHPPVGEDAPVWRFLKALIDNPKPVVAAVNGIAIGVGTTMLLHCDFVIAGDNAVFQMPFVNIGVCPEAGSSMLFPQLLGHRQAAELLMLGERFDGARAVEFGLVNRVVAADETEAVARELALRLVAQPPEALRTTKRLMKQGQGEAIAAIMQLESDAFVAMLAGGEAREAMTAFVEKRRPDFSSFD is encoded by the coding sequence ATGAACGAAACCGAACAGTCGCAAATCCTAAGCGAACAAAGCGATCGCATCTGCACGATTCGCATCAACCGGCCGGGCAAGAAAAACGCCCTGACCAAGGCGATGTACACGGCTCTCAGCGACGCCTTGCTGACCGCCGCCGAAAACCGCGAGGTCCGTGTCATCGTACTGGCCGGGCATGCGGAGATCTTTTCCAGCGGCAACGACATGCAGGATTTCCTGAAGCATCCGCCGGTTGGCGAGGATGCCCCGGTATGGCGCTTTCTGAAAGCGCTGATCGACAACCCGAAGCCGGTGGTGGCGGCCGTCAACGGAATCGCGATCGGCGTCGGCACCACGATGCTGCTGCATTGCGACTTCGTCATCGCCGGCGACAACGCCGTGTTCCAGATGCCGTTCGTCAATATCGGCGTGTGTCCGGAAGCAGGCTCCAGCATGCTGTTCCCGCAACTGCTGGGGCACCGCCAGGCGGCGGAACTGTTGATGCTCGGAGAACGCTTCGATGGCGCGCGTGCAGTCGAATTCGGCCTCGTCAATCGCGTGGTCGCCGCTGACGAAACCGAAGCCGTTGCGCGAGAACTCGCCTTGCGTCTGGTGGCGCAGCCGCCCGAGGCGCTGCGCACCACCAAGCGCCTGATGAAGCAGGGCCAAGGCGAGGCGATCGCCGCGATCATGCAGCTCGAATCCGATGCCTTCGTGGCGATGCTCGCCGGCGGCGAAGCGCGCGAAGCGATGACCGCGTTTGTCGAAAAGCGGCGGCCTGATTTTTCCAGCTTCGACTGA